The following are from one region of the Anaeropeptidivorans aminofermentans genome:
- a CDS encoding ArsR/SmtB family transcription factor, whose product MDKKEQIEMIQEDFKNAQSILTAIGDETRQVILLVLMESDCKSGMRVGEITAKTHLSRPAISHQLKILKDVGIVKMREEGTKNFYYINVSEKLNILKKLVMDIEHLMKEFYQ is encoded by the coding sequence ATGGATAAAAAAGAACAAATAGAAATGATACAAGAAGATTTTAAAAATGCACAATCAATTTTAACAGCCATCGGTGATGAAACACGTCAGGTAATACTTCTGGTTTTAATGGAATCCGATTGCAAAAGCGGAATGCGTGTTGGTGAAATCACAGCAAAAACACACCTCTCCCGCCCCGCCATATCACATCAATTGAAAATATTGAAGGATGTCGGAATTGTAAAAATGAGAGAGGAAGGGACTAAAAACTTTTATTATATCAATGTTTCCGAAAAATTAAATATACTGAAAAAGTTAGTTATGGATATTGAACATTTGATGAAAGAATTTTATCAGTAA
- a CDS encoding TIGR04076 family protein translates to MSRIKITVVESKCRSGYHKKGDCFIIEDLCPPLCHELWNCAYPSVYALQNGAILDYGNGKASIFDVKCPDGGRVIIHGELIDDQNSIYKNK, encoded by the coding sequence ATGTCAAGGATTAAAATAACGGTTGTTGAAAGCAAATGCCGGAGCGGTTATCATAAAAAAGGTGATTGTTTTATTATAGAGGATTTATGCCCACCTTTGTGTCATGAATTGTGGAATTGTGCTTATCCTTCGGTCTATGCTTTACAGAACGGGGCAATTTTAGATTATGGTAATGGTAAGGCTTCGATATTTGATGTAAAATGTCCAGACGGAGGGCGGGTAATCATTCACGGTGAATTGATAGATGATCAAAATTCAATTTATAAAAACAAATAA
- a CDS encoding class I SAM-dependent methyltransferase gives MLNYYGRLSSEVYDIDKPIGHSYGDVEFYIDRLSSCRGHILEPATGTGRVLVPLLESGLTVDGFDSSKDMLNICHDNCRKRGLNPKLFEAKMESFIQNTEYEAIIVPTGTFLLLHQRADSIRALQNFHKHLCTGGRLIVDIFIQTDFSVDTVSTRTWSCSNGDIITLESKIVEVDYINQYTVSHNRYEKWREGVLIQTELERFPLRWYGLEEFKLILESTGFKDIVISSDYKFGQYPSNVKDVITFEAVPIK, from the coding sequence ATGTTAAATTATTATGGCAGATTGTCTTCAGAGGTATATGATATAGATAAACCCATAGGGCATTCTTATGGAGATGTAGAATTTTACATTGATAGACTAAGCTCATGCAGGGGGCATATTCTTGAGCCTGCAACGGGAACAGGCCGTGTGCTGGTTCCGCTTTTAGAAAGTGGGCTTACAGTAGATGGATTTGACAGTTCAAAAGACATGCTGAATATATGCCATGACAATTGCAGAAAAAGGGGGCTGAATCCTAAGCTTTTTGAAGCAAAGATGGAGTCTTTTATACAGAATACAGAATATGAGGCAATTATAGTTCCAACGGGAACGTTTCTTCTGCTGCACCAAAGAGCGGATTCAATAAGGGCATTGCAGAATTTTCATAAACATTTATGTACCGGAGGACGATTAATTGTTGATATATTCATACAGACAGATTTTTCTGTAGATACGGTTTCCACAAGAACATGGAGCTGTTCTAATGGTGACATCATTACTTTAGAAAGCAAAATCGTGGAAGTTGACTATATAAATCAATATACTGTTTCTCATAACAGGTATGAAAAATGGCGCGAGGGAGTGCTTATTCAAACCGAATTAGAGCGCTTTCCGTTACGATGGTATGGACTGGAAGAGTTTAAATTGATACTTGAAAGCACGGGGTTTAAAGATATCGTAATTTCTTCAGATTATAAATTTGGGCAGTATCCATCAAATGTTAAAGATGTCATTACTTTTGAGGCTGTGCCTATTAAATAA
- a CDS encoding AraC family transcriptional regulator, with protein sequence MNYRKEIEKCIKFIEDHIKEDITVKEIANQSGYSLYHFCRVFNLCKGVSVMEYIRGRRLSLAALELFNGRKIIDIAFDYGFETPSGFAKAFRKAYGYSPTQYIIRMARYADTKTTFEIGGYIMNPVIVKRPAFKVAGYGIKTNITGITYTKDIASYWSNYKGENLESKMYRILNPAKHGEVGLCVPLSEDGNVIYLLGVIVDDFSKAEEDMLTAEVPEAEYAVFTTTPVDTSNDEEQTAFAKIIASTWRYIFEDWFKDSGYIYDESKIDFEFYDERCHHRKDTVMDIYIPVRKVK encoded by the coding sequence TTGAATTATAGGAAAGAAATTGAAAAATGTATTAAATTCATTGAAGACCATATCAAAGAAGATATTACTGTTAAAGAAATTGCCAATCAATCTGGATATTCCCTGTACCATTTTTGCAGAGTTTTTAATCTATGTAAGGGTGTATCTGTCATGGAATACATACGAGGACGCAGGTTGTCTTTAGCAGCACTAGAATTATTCAATGGCAGAAAAATTATTGATATTGCTTTTGATTATGGATTTGAAACCCCCAGTGGATTTGCTAAGGCTTTTCGTAAAGCTTATGGTTATAGTCCCACACAGTATATCATACGGATGGCTCGATATGCTGATACAAAAACAACATTTGAAATTGGAGGTTATATTATGAATCCTGTTATTGTAAAAAGACCTGCATTTAAAGTTGCCGGTTATGGAATTAAAACCAATATTACCGGAATTACATATACAAAAGATATTGCATCCTACTGGAGCAATTATAAAGGTGAAAATTTAGAAAGCAAAATGTACAGAATTTTAAATCCGGCTAAACATGGTGAGGTTGGATTGTGTGTTCCATTATCTGAAGATGGAAATGTAATATATCTTTTAGGTGTAATTGTTGATGACTTCTCAAAGGCAGAGGAAGATATGCTGACAGCAGAGGTTCCAGAGGCCGAGTATGCAGTTTTTACTACGACTCCTGTAGATACTTCAAATGATGAAGAACAGACGGCATTTGCAAAGATTATTGCAAGTACATGGAGATATATTTTTGAAGATTGGTTTAAAGACAGTGGGTATATTTACGATGAAAGTAAAATTGATTTTGAATTCTATGATGAACGCTGTCATCATAGAAAGGATACTGTTATGGATATTTATATTCCTGTTAGAAAAGTAAAATAA
- the rlmD gene encoding 23S rRNA (uracil(1939)-C(5))-methyltransferase RlmD, translating into MFKKNDETEILISDIGTKGEGIGKINDFVFFVDGALPGDICLIKILKVNKSYGYGKIIEIRKPSPDRVLSPCPVSDKCGGCSLMHLNYEAQLKLKQKKVKDSLERIGGFKNIEVSPVVPMENLRGYRNKAQVPVRNVKGNLEVGFFAKNSHNLIPVTDCYIQTETSSSILEKIKEYAVLNAIPAYDEENHSGILRHVLIKTGFKTGEIMVVLAVNLKEGKPLKNQDSLIDSLKVVEGMKSIVLNYNSKKNNTILGISSKTLWGSDYISDYLGEMKFKISPLSFYQVNPVQTEKMYKKALEFADIKETDTVIDAYCGIGSISLFLAQKAKKVIGIEIVEDAVKDAEFNAQVNNIKNAEFIAGKSEEVIYDLINKEIKADVLVVDPPRKGCDERFLSAVADFMPEKIVYVSCNPDTLARDLKFLGEKGYNIKEVQPFDMFGFSYHVETVIMMTSCGFKSKSRL; encoded by the coding sequence ATGTTTAAGAAAAACGATGAAACTGAAATACTGATTTCCGATATAGGAACAAAGGGCGAAGGTATAGGAAAGATTAATGATTTTGTATTTTTTGTAGACGGGGCTTTGCCCGGGGATATATGCCTTATAAAAATACTTAAAGTCAATAAAAGCTACGGTTACGGTAAAATTATAGAAATAAGAAAGCCCTCTCCCGACAGGGTTTTATCCCCCTGCCCTGTTTCAGATAAATGCGGGGGCTGCTCTCTTATGCATCTAAACTATGAGGCCCAGCTTAAACTAAAGCAGAAAAAGGTAAAAGACAGCCTGGAGCGGATAGGCGGATTTAAAAATATAGAAGTATCCCCTGTTGTTCCCATGGAAAATTTAAGGGGTTACAGAAACAAAGCTCAGGTTCCCGTAAGAAATGTAAAGGGAAATCTTGAAGTAGGCTTCTTCGCCAAAAACAGCCATAATTTAATTCCTGTTACCGACTGCTATATACAGACGGAGACTTCCTCTTCTATCCTTGAAAAAATTAAAGAATACGCTGTCTTAAACGCCATACCTGCCTATGACGAAGAAAACCATTCAGGAATACTTCGCCACGTATTAATAAAAACAGGTTTTAAAACCGGAGAAATCATGGTTGTCCTCGCAGTAAATTTAAAAGAAGGAAAGCCTCTCAAAAATCAGGATAGTTTAATTGATTCCCTTAAAGTCGTAGAAGGAATGAAAAGCATTGTTCTTAACTACAATTCAAAAAAGAACAATACCATACTTGGCATCTCTTCAAAAACCCTTTGGGGTTCCGATTATATAAGCGATTATCTGGGTGAAATGAAATTTAAAATCTCCCCCCTATCCTTCTATCAGGTAAATCCTGTTCAAACAGAAAAAATGTACAAAAAAGCTCTGGAATTTGCCGATATAAAAGAAACCGATACCGTAATAGATGCTTACTGCGGCATCGGAAGCATCTCCCTTTTTCTCGCCCAAAAGGCAAAAAAGGTCATCGGCATAGAAATCGTAGAAGATGCCGTAAAAGATGCCGAATTTAACGCTCAAGTAAATAATATAAAAAACGCAGAGTTTATAGCCGGCAAATCGGAAGAAGTAATCTACGACCTTATAAATAAAGAAATAAAGGCCGATGTCCTCGTTGTCGACCCGCCAAGGAAGGGCTGCGACGAAAGATTCCTTTCCGCTGTAGCAGATTTTATGCCTGAAAAAATAGTCTATGTCTCCTGCAATCCCGATACCTTAGCAAGAGATCTTAAATTCCTAGGGGAAAAGGGATATAATATAAAGGAAGTTCAGCCCTTTGATATGTTCGGGTTTAGTTATCATGTGGAGACTGTAATAATGATGACGTCTTGCGGTTTTAAGAGCAAAAGTAGACTTTGA
- a CDS encoding alpha/beta fold hydrolase, with amino-acid sequence MIEEIIQIDDIGLNVRYTLNDKSVVLFLHFSGGNLNMWEGILPQFENKYSIIAPDFRGHGKSDKPLTGYHIDNMANDIYLLLKKLNVARCHIVGSSMGAEIGLSLAASHPELVLSFICEGALYNEFGEYGLFNGTENEIQHKKEIMRTELAEREDPVFKTKEEYIEEKRKSLSQQGLWNEYFSAFFEHNLQQIQNGNFTYCYLNYVRTEYVENYWDVKFEQYYKKVKCPILFLPSEEEWKDEKIRSILSAFASLLDTYEIEHIENSIHAYVWMQLPLTAGKVAKEFISKHDK; translated from the coding sequence ATGATAGAGGAAATAATTCAGATAGACGATATAGGGCTTAATGTACGATATACATTAAATGATAAATCAGTTGTTTTATTTCTCCACTTTAGCGGCGGAAATTTAAATATGTGGGAAGGTATTTTACCGCAATTTGAAAATAAATACAGTATTATTGCTCCTGATTTTAGAGGGCATGGCAAATCCGATAAACCCTTAACGGGATATCATATAGACAATATGGCAAATGATATATATTTATTATTAAAGAAACTAAATGTAGCGCGCTGCCATATTGTAGGTAGCTCCATGGGAGCAGAGATTGGACTTAGTTTAGCGGCATCACACCCAGAGCTTGTCCTATCTTTCATATGTGAAGGCGCCTTATATAATGAGTTTGGAGAATACGGGTTATTTAATGGAACGGAAAATGAAATTCAGCATAAAAAAGAAATCATGCGGACTGAACTAGCTGAAAGGGAAGACCCTGTATTTAAAACAAAAGAAGAGTATATCGAGGAAAAACGAAAGAGTTTATCACAACAAGGATTATGGAATGAATATTTCTCAGCCTTCTTTGAACACAATCTGCAACAGATACAAAACGGTAATTTTACATATTGCTATTTAAACTATGTTAGAACGGAATATGTTGAGAATTATTGGGATGTGAAGTTTGAGCAGTATTATAAAAAGGTAAAGTGCCCTATTCTATTTCTTCCAAGCGAAGAAGAATGGAAAGATGAGAAAATCAGAAGTATCCTATCTGCATTCGCCAGTCTCTTGGATACATATGAAATTGAGCATATAGAAAATTCCATCCATGCGTATGTGTGGATGCAGCTTCCGCTTACAGCAGGCAAAGTAGCAAAGGAATTCATCAGCAAACATGATAAATAA